Below is a window of Yersinia kristensenii DNA.
CACGTCGCAATATTCATGGTCGTCGCGTAATACCGGCCATGGCACTGCGGCATCCGCTATTTGAGTTTGGATGCTTTTCTAATGACAATTAAAAAATACACGCTGCTCACAGCCCTCTCTGTGACAGCCTTTTCTGGTTGGGCGCAAGACAACACCACCACCGGCAATAATAAAGACGAAATGGTGGTCACTGCCGGTCGTTTCAAACAACCGATTTCTACAGTATTGGCACCTGCCGATGTGGTCACTCGCGATGACATTGAGCGCTGGCAGACAAAAAGTCTTAATGAAGTCATGCGCCGCTTGCCTGGTGTGGATATTGCTCAGATGGGAGGATTGGGTCAGGGTTCTTCTATGTATATCCGTGGTACGGAAGCGCGCCATGTGCTTATCTTGATTGATGGTATCCCACTGGCTCGCACCGGTATCGTCAATAGTGTCAATCTCGATCAAATCCCGATCTCCTTGGTGCAGCGGATTGAGTATATCCGTGGACCGCGCTCGGCGGTGTATGGCTCTGGTGCAATTGGTGGCGTCATTAACGTGATTACGCAAACAGACCAGGAAGGTGCACAGATTAATGCCGGCGTCGGCTCTAAAGGCTATCAGCAATATGATGGTAGTGTTCGCCAGCGCTTTGGTGACACCTTAGCTACACTGGCGGGCGGATATCAAACCACCAATGGCTATAACATCAGACCTGACTCGCCAAATCCAATTGATAGTGATCGCGACGGTTTTCGCAATAAAAACTTCTGGGCAGGGTTGGAACATCAGTTTAACCAAGAGATCTCCGGCTTTGTTAGAGGTTATGGTTATACCAACAATACTGATTATGATATTGGCGGTTTGTCGTCCCCTGCATACAGCGGCGATGAAGAGCGGTTATATAATCATACTTATGATGCAGGGCTGCGTTATGCATCGGGTGCCTACTCTTCCCAATTAATCGGTAGCTATCAGAAATATAAGGATTATAACTTTAGCAGCCAATATGGCCGCTATGGTGTGGCGACCACACTGGATAATATGGACCAGCGGAATGTGCAATGGGGTAACACTTACAGCTTTGAAAGTGGAACACTGAGCGCGGGCCTTGACTGGCAACAGCAGCGCCTGACCTCATCTAACCAAACTATCTCAGATACTTATAAGAGAGATAACACCGGTCTATATCTCAGTGGGCAGCAAAAACTCGGCGAAGTCACGCTGGAAGCCTCTGGCCGTGGGGATAAAGATGAGCAATTCGGTTGGCATGAAACATGGCAAACTGCGGCAGGCTGGGAGTTTGTTCCCGACTATCGTGTGACCTTATCCTACGGCACGGGCTTCCTGGCACCCTCTTTGGGCCAGCAATATGGTTCACAGCGCTTTGATATTATATCCAACAGCGACCTTAAGCCGGAAGAATCCCGCCAATGGGAAGCCGGTTTAGAAGGGGTGAGCGGGCCACTTGATTGGCGTTTGTCTGCTTATCACAACAAAATTGAAAACCTGATTGATTACTCCTTTGATAATTCAACATTCAAAGGACATTACTACAATGTCAATTCTGCGACGATAAAAGGTGTGGAATGGACGGGAAATCTCACTACCGGCATATTTACGCACGCGGTCACATTGCAATATATTGACCCACGTAATGATTCGAATAATGAGGTATTAGCTCGCCGCTCTAAGCAACAGGCCAAGTATCAGTTAGATTGGACGATGTTCAACCTTGATATGGACGTTTCTTATCAGTATTACGGCAAACGTTATGACAATATCTCTTCGATTTATAACCCGACTCAGCGCGAATTGTCGAGTTATAGCACCGTAGACGTTTCAGCTGGTTATCCGGTTACTTCTCATCTCACAGTTCGTGGTAGAATTGCTAACCTGTTTGATAAAGAATACGAAACGGCTTATGGCTATAAAACCGCTGGACGAGAGTATTACCTCACAGGAAGTTACAACTTCTAAGGCTGATACTGCTTCTCGCCCGACAGCGCTGATTTTTGATTCCGGTGTTGGCGGGCTATCTGTTTATCAAGAGATTCGGCAACTGCTGCCGGATCTCCACTATATATATGCTTTCGATAATGTCGCGTTCCCTTATGGGGAGAAGTCTGGTGAATTTATCGTTGAGCGTGTATTAGAAATTGTCACTGCGGTACAACAGCGCCACCCGCTGGCGATTGTGGTTATCGCCTGTAACACGGCTAGCACGGTGTCTCTTCCCGCTTTACGCGAACGTTTTGATTTCCCCGTCGTCGGTGTTGTTCCGGCAATTAAACCTGCGGTAAGGCTCACGCGGAATGGTGTGGTTGGCTTACTGGCCACGCGCGGCACGGTTCATGCTTCTTATACCTTGGATTTGATTGAGCGTTTTGCCACTGATTGCAAAATTGAGCTGCTGGGATCATCTGAGCTGGTGGAGTTAGCGGAAACCAAGCTGCATGGTGGGGCTGTCCCGCCGGAAGCATTAAAGAAAATCCTTCATCCATGGCTCGCCATGCGTGAACCGCCAGATACTATTGTTTTAGGTTGTACCCATTTCCCTCTATTAAGTGATGAGTTAGCACAAGTGCTGCCAGAAGGTACTCGCATGGTCGATTCCGGTGCCGCAATTGCTCGCCGTACCGCTTGGCTTATCTCTTCTCAGGAAAATGTCGTTTCTTCTCAAGCAGAAAACATTGCGTATTGCATGGCATTGAATACGGACACTGACGCTTTATTGCCCGTTTTACAGGGTTATGGCTTCCCAACGCTGGAAAAACTACCAATTTAACGGCGTTTTGACTAAAGATTCAGCGGTTGAAAAGTTTTTTCAAATTAGGGGTTGCAGGCTGTCAGGAACTCCCTATAATGCGCCTCCACTGACCGGGAACAACGAAACACACTTCGCCAGGTCAGGAAGAGAAAAGAATGATTTTGACTTCGAAAGAAAACAAATAAATCCTTGACTCTTCAGCGGGAAAGCGTATTATCTGCCTCCCGCGTTACCGTAAGATTCGCCGAAAGGCAAACGGGTAACGAACGCTCTTTAACAATTTATCAGACAATCTGTGTGGGCACTCGCAAGACGATATCGAAGCCTGTTTCGACAGGCAGAAGAAATATCAAAGTCTTGAAGAGTGACCAAAGCAGTACACATTTGAACTTCGGTTCGAATGCATATTTGCAGAAAGTAATCTTTGAGCATCGCTATGTTAACTCATAGCAAATCAAACAAATCTTAAATTGAAGAGTTTGATCATGGCTCAGATTGAACGCTGGCGGCAGGCCTAACACATGCAAGTCGAGCGGCAGCGGGAAGTAGTTTACTACTTTGCCGGCGAGCGGCGGACGGGTGAGTAATGTCTGGGAAACTGCCTGATGGAGGGGGATAACTACTGGAAACGGTAGCTAATACCGCATGACCTCGCAAGAGCAAAGTGGGGGACCTTCGGGCCTCACGCCATCGGATGTGCCCAGATGGGATTAGCTAGTAGGTGGGGTAATGGCTCACCTAGGCGACGATCCCTAGCTGGTCTGAGAGGATGACCAGCCACACTGGAACTGAGACACGGTCCAGACTCCTACGGGAGGCAGCAGTGGGGAATATTGCACAATGGGCGCAAGCCTGATGCAGCCATGCCGCGTGTGTGAAGAAGGCCTTCGGGTTGTAAAGCACTTTCAGCGAGGAGGAAGGGTTCAGTGTTAATAGCACTGAGCATTGACGTTACTCGCAGAAGAAGCACCGGCTAACTCCGTGCCAGCAGCCGCGGTAATACGGAGGGTGCAAGCGTTAATCGGAATTACTGGGCGTAAAGCGCACGCAGGCGGTTTGTTAAGTCAGATGTGAAATCCCCGCGCTTAACGTGGGAACTGCATTTGAAACTGGCAAGCTAGAGTCTTGTAGAGGGGGGTAGAATTCCAGGTGTAGCGGTGAAATGCGTAGAGATCTGGAGGAATACCGGTGGCGAAGGCGGCCCCCTGGACAAAGACTGACGCTCAGGTGCGAAAGCGTGGGGAGCAAACAGGATTAGATACCCTGGTAGTCCACGCTGTAAACGATGTCGACTTGGAGGTTGTGCCCTTGAGGCGTGGCTTCCGGAGCTAACGCGTTAAGTCGACCGCCTGGGGAGTACGGCCGCAAGGTTAAAACTCAAATGAATTGACGGGGGCCCGCACAAGCGGTGGAGCATGTGGTTTAATTCGATGCAACGCGAAGAACCTTACCTACTCTTGACATCCACAGAACTTAGCAGAGATGCTTAGGTGCCTTCGGGAACTGTGAGACAGGTGCTGCATGGCTGTCGTCAGCTCGTGTTGTGAAATGTTGGGTTAAGTCCCGCAACGAGCGCAACCCTTATCCTTTGTTGCCAGCACGTAATGGTGGGAACTCAAGGGAGACTGCCGGTGACAAACCGGAGGAAGGTGGGGATGACGTCAAGTCATCATGGCCCTTACGAGTAGGGCTACACACGTGCTACAATGGCAGATACAAAGTGAAGCGAACTCGCGAGAGCAAGCGGACCACATAAAGTCTGTCGTAGTCCGGATTGGAGTCTGCAACTCGACTCCATGAAGTCGGAATCGCTAGTAATCGTAGATCAGAATGCTACGGTGAATACGTTCCCGGGCCTTGTACACACCGCCCGTCACACCATGGGAGTGGGTTGCAAAAGAAGTAGGTAGCTTAACCTTCGGGAGGGCGCTTACCACTTTGTGATTCATGACTGGGGTGAAGTCGTAACAAGGTAACCGTAGGGGAACCTGCGGTTGGATCACCTCCTTACCTAACGATACGCATTGCGCAGTGTCCACACAGATTGTCTGATAGAAAGTAACGAGCAAATAAGGCCGGGCTGAGAAATTAGTCGGGCTTTAGTACCTTGTTGGGTCTGTAGCTCAGGTGGTTAGAGCGCACCCCTGATAAGGGTGAGGTCGGTGGTTCAAGTCCACTCAGACCCACCAACTCACCATTCCCTGTTGAGTTGCAGCAATAAGGTGATTTGCTTTTTATATGGGGCTATAGCTCAGCTGGGAGAGCGCCTGCCTTGCACGCAGGAGGTCAGCGGTTCGATCCCGCTTAGCTCCACCATATAAAAAACTATTTCAAAACGTACTGCGGTCGAAAGACACAGTGTGTTGTGAAATATTGCTCTTTAACAATCTGGAACAAGCTGAAAATTGAAACAATACAGCTGAAACTTATCTCTCCGTAGATGTACTGAGGTAAGGATTAACCTGTATTAGAGTCTCTCAAATAATCGCAATGCTAATGTGTTTATCATTGTTGCAGTGTGAGCGAGAAGATACTCAGCAAGGCGTACAGCGCACAGCAACCGGAGTGAACTCTACGTTCATGAGGATTGCGCGCACTGCACAACAACGCAGAGTGTGTTCGCAGCCACACCAATAAAGAAGAAACACCTTCGGGTTGTGAGGTTAAGCGACTAAGCGTACACGGTGGATGCCTAGGCAGTCAGAGGCGATGAAGGGCGTGCTAATCTGCGAAAAGCGTCGGTAAGGTGATATGAACCGTTATAACCGACGATACCCGAATGGGGAAACCCAGTGCAATTCGTTGCACTATTGCATGGTGAATACATAGCCATGCAAGGCGAACCGGGGGAACTGAAACATCTAAGTACCCCGAGGAAAAGAAATCAACCGAGATTCCCCCAGTAGCGGCGAGCGAACGGGGAGGAGCCCAGAGTCTGAATCAGTTTGTGTGTTAGTGGAAGCGTCTGGAAAGTCGCAGGGTACAGGGTGATACTCCCGTACACAAAAACACACTTGCTGTGAACTCGATGAGTAGGGCGGGACACGTGACATCCTGTCTGAATATGGGGGGACCATCCTCCAAGGCTAAATACTCCTGACTGACCGATAGTGAACCAGTACCGTGAGGGAAAGGCGAAAAGAACCCCGGCGAGGGAGTGAAATAGAACCTGAAACCGTGTACGTACAAGCAGTGGGAGCCTACTTTGTTGGGTGACTGCGTACCTTTTGTATAATGGGTCAGCGACTTATATTTTGTAGCAAGGTTAACCGAATAGGGGAGCCGTAGGGAAACCGAGTCTTAACTGGGCGTCTAGTTGCAAGGTATAGACCCGAAACCCGGTGATCTAGCCATGGGCAGGTTGAAGGTTGGGTAACACTAACTGGAGGACCGAACCGACTAATGTTGAAAAATTAGCGGATGACTTGTGGCTGGGGGTGAAAGGCCAATCAAACCGGGAGATAGCTGGTTCTCCCCGAAAGCTATTTAGGTAGCGCCTCGTGAACTCATCTTCGGGGGTAGAGCACTGTTTCGGCTAGGGGGCCATCCCGGCTTACCAAACCGATGCAAACTCCGAATACCGAAGAATGTTATCACGGGAGACACACGGCGGGTGCTAACGTCCGTCGTGAAGAGGGAAACAACCCAGACCGCCAGCTAAGGTCCCAAAGTCATGGTTAAGTGGGAAACGATGTGGGAAGGCATAGACAGCCAGGATGTTGGCTTAGAAGCAGCCATCATTTAAAGAAAGCGTAATAGCTCACTGGTCGAGTCGGCCTGCGCGGAAGATGTAACGGGGCTAAACCATGCACCGAAGCTGCGGCAGCGACGCTTAGGCGTTGTTGGGTAGGGGAGCGTTCTGTAAGCCGTTGAAGGTGACCTGTGAGGGTTGCTGGAGGTATCAGAAGTGCGAATGCTGACATAAGTAACGATAATGCGGGTGAAAAACCCGCACGCCGGAAGACCAAGGGTTCCTGTCCAACGTTAATCGGGGCAGGGTGAGTCGACCCCTAAGGCGAGGCTGAAAAGCGTAGTCGATGGGAAACAGGTTAATATTCCTGTACTTGGTGTTACTGCGAAGGGGGGACGGAGAAGGCTAGGCTAGCCGGGCGACGGTTGTCCCGGTTTAAGCATGTAGGCGGAGTGACTTGGTAAATCCGGTTGCTTATCAACGCTGAGGTGTGATGACGAGTCACTACGGTGATGAAGTAGTTGATGCCAAGCTTCCAGGAAAAGCCTCTAAGCATCAGGTAACATTAAATCGTACCCCAAACCGACACAGGTGGTCAGGTAGAGAATACTCAGGCGCTTGAGAGAACTCGGGTGAAGGAACTAGGCAAAATGGTGCCGTAACTTCGGGAGAAGGCACGCTGGCATTAGGTAAAGAGATTTGCTCTCGGAGCTGAAGCCAGTCGCAGATACCAGCTGGCTGCAACTGTTTAATAAAAACACAGCACTGTGCAAACACGAAAGTGGACGTATACGGTGTGACGCCTGCCCGGTGCTGGAAGGTTAATTGATGGGGTCAGCCGCAAGGCGAAGCTCTTGATCGAAGCCCCAGTAAACGGCGGCCGTAACTATAACGGTCCTAAGGTAGCGAAATTCCTTGTCGGGTAAGTTCCGACCTGCACGAATGGCGTAATGATGGCCAGGCTGTCTCCACCCGAGACTCAGTGAAATTGAACTCGCTGTGAAGATGCAGTGTACCCGCGGCAAGACGGAAAGACCCCGTGAACCTTTACTATAGCTTGACACTGAACATTGAGCCTTGATGTGTAGGATAGGTGGGAGGCATTGAAGTGTGGACGCCAGTCTGCATGGAGCCAACCTTGAAATACCACCCTTTAATGTTTGATGTTCTAACTCGGCCCCGTAATCCGGGGTGAGGACAGTGTCTGGTGGGTAGTTTGACTGGGGCGGTCTCCTCCCAAAGAGTAACGGAGGAGCACGAAGGTTAGCTAATCACGGTCGGACATCGTGAGGTTAGTGCAAAGGCATAAGCTAGCTTGACTGCGAGAGTGACGGCTCGAGCAGGTACGAAAGTAGGTCTTAGTGATCCGGTGGTTCTGAATGGAAGGGCCATCGCTCAACGGATAAAAGGTACTCCGGGGATAACAGGCTGATACCGCCCAAGAGTTCATATCGACGGCGGTGTTTGGCACCTCGATGTCGGCTCATCACATCCTGGGGCTGAAGTAGGTCCCAAGGGTATGGCTGTTCGCCATTTAAAGTGGTACGCGAGCTGGGTTTAGAACGTCGTGAGACAGTTCGGTCCCTATCTGCCGTGGGCGTTGGAAGATTGAGAGGGGCTGCTCCTAGTACGAGAGGACCGGAGTGGACGAATCACTGGTGTTCGGGTTGTCATGCCAATGGCATTGCCCGGTAGCTAAATTCGGAAGAGATAACCGCTGAAAGCATCTAAGCGGGAAACTTGCCTCGAGATGAGTCTTCCCTGGGGCTTTAAGCCCCCTGAAGGAACGTTAAAGACTATGACGTTGATAGGCTGGGTGTGTAAGTGCAGCGATGCATTGAGCTAACCAGTACTAATGATCCGTGAGGCTTAACCTTACAACACCAAAGGTGTTTTGTATTTGAGAGATTGATTGATATTTTCAGCGAAGTTCCGAGATTGGGCTGACTGGCGAGGTAGAGATACTGAGTGGGTTAGTTTAGACAGAATTTGCCTGGCGGCCTTAGCGCGGTGGACCCACCTGATCCCATGCCGAACTCAGAAGTGAAACGCCGTAGCGCCGATGGTAGTGTGGGGTCTCCCCATGCGAGAGTAGGACACTGCCAGGCATCAAATTTAGCGTGCTGATATGGCTCAGTTGGTAGAGCGCACCCTTGGTAAGGGTGAGGTCCCCAGTTCGACTCTGGGTATCAGCACCAGTTACATGGGTTAAAGTTCGGTAGTTGTAGAAAAGAATTTACCTGGCGGCAATAGCGCGGTGGTCCCACCTGACCCCATGCCGAACTCAGAAGTGAAACGCCGTAGCGCCGATGGTAGTGTGGGGTCTCCCCATGCGAGAGTAGGACACTGCCAGGTATCAAATCAAGTAAAGACCCCATGCCAAAAGCGTGGGGTTTTTGCTTTTCCGCTATTCAAAAATATCTTTTGATCAAGATTCAGTAATTAATAATCGACTGCGTCGTATCATCAGAATATCAACCATCTTTCATATAATACATTAATAATCTTATCGATATTATCTATCTAACTAATTGTATTAAATGATTTTTAACATTCATGCAGTATGTAAAATGAACATCTACCATTTGCTATACTGCATATGTTGAAATTTCAGCAATGAAACATTTTCAGGTTGTCGCAGATTGCTCGACTTTTTATCAAAAAAACGCTATCTTCAGGCATCTAGAAGTCTAAACGTATAAACGGATATATCGAGGATATAGGCATGCCAATTCGGGTTCCTGATGAATTACCCGCAGTGAGTTTCTTACGCAATGAGAATGTTTTCGTCATGACCTCATCGCGCGCAAAAACTCAGGAAATTCGTCCCTTGAAGGTATTGGTTTTGAATCTAATGCCTAAAAAAATTGAGACGGAAAATCAATTCCTGCGTTTACTCTCTAACTCGCCCTTACAGGTCGATATCCAATTGCTGCGTATTGATAGCCGTGAGTCAAAAAACACGCCAGCCGAGCATCTAAATAACTTCTATTGCGACTTTGAAGACATTCAAGAGCAAAACTTTGATGGTCTGATTGTGACTGGGGCTCCATTAGGTTTGGTCGATTTCTGTGATGTTGCTTATTGGCCGCAAATTGAGCGCATTATTGCATGGGCAAAAGATCATGTGACCTCAACTTTATTTGTGTGTTGGGCGGTACAGGCAGCATTAAATATCTTATATGGTATCCCTAAAATGACGCGGGAGACCAAGCTCTCAGGCATTTACCAGCACCAAACAGACAAACCCCTGGCGCTACTCACGCGCGGTTTTGACGAGACATTCTTGGCTCCCCATTCTCGTTATGCAGATTTCCCCGTTGAGGTGCTCCAGCAATACACTGATTTAGATATTCTGGTCTCATCGGAAGAAGCTGGTGCATATTTGTTTGCCAGTAAAGATAAGCGGGTTGCTTTCGTAACAGGTCATCCTGAGTATGATGTCGATACTTTGGCGGGTGAATATCAGCGGGATCTGGCCGCTGGTTTGAACCCTCAAGTTCCACTCAATTATTTCCCCAATGATGATGCTTCATTACCACCAAAAGCATCTTGGCGTAGCCACGGGCATCTGTTGTTTGCCAATTGGTTGAACTACTACGTTTACCAAATCACGCCATTTGATTTGCGTCATATGAATCCTACCCTCGACTGATTTTCCCTCTCTCTAAATGTTAACAAAGGCGGCTGAATCGAGGCCGCCTTTCTGTTTTTGGCTCTGATGGAGCCTATTTCCCTCCCTC
It encodes the following:
- the btuB gene encoding TonB-dependent vitamin B12 receptor BtuB — protein: MTIKKYTLLTALSVTAFSGWAQDNTTTGNNKDEMVVTAGRFKQPISTVLAPADVVTRDDIERWQTKSLNEVMRRLPGVDIAQMGGLGQGSSMYIRGTEARHVLILIDGIPLARTGIVNSVNLDQIPISLVQRIEYIRGPRSAVYGSGAIGGVINVITQTDQEGAQINAGVGSKGYQQYDGSVRQRFGDTLATLAGGYQTTNGYNIRPDSPNPIDSDRDGFRNKNFWAGLEHQFNQEISGFVRGYGYTNNTDYDIGGLSSPAYSGDEERLYNHTYDAGLRYASGAYSSQLIGSYQKYKDYNFSSQYGRYGVATTLDNMDQRNVQWGNTYSFESGTLSAGLDWQQQRLTSSNQTISDTYKRDNTGLYLSGQQKLGEVTLEASGRGDKDEQFGWHETWQTAAGWEFVPDYRVTLSYGTGFLAPSLGQQYGSQRFDIISNSDLKPEESRQWEAGLEGVSGPLDWRLSAYHNKIENLIDYSFDNSTFKGHYYNVNSATIKGVEWTGNLTTGIFTHAVTLQYIDPRNDSNNEVLARRSKQQAKYQLDWTMFNLDMDVSYQYYGKRYDNISSIYNPTQRELSSYSTVDVSAGYPVTSHLTVRGRIANLFDKEYETAYGYKTAGREYYLTGSYNF
- the metA gene encoding homoserine O-acetyltransferase MetA — protein: MPIRVPDELPAVSFLRNENVFVMTSSRAKTQEIRPLKVLVLNLMPKKIETENQFLRLLSNSPLQVDIQLLRIDSRESKNTPAEHLNNFYCDFEDIQEQNFDGLIVTGAPLGLVDFCDVAYWPQIERIIAWAKDHVTSTLFVCWAVQAALNILYGIPKMTRETKLSGIYQHQTDKPLALLTRGFDETFLAPHSRYADFPVEVLQQYTDLDILVSSEEAGAYLFASKDKRVAFVTGHPEYDVDTLAGEYQRDLAAGLNPQVPLNYFPNDDASLPPKASWRSHGHLLFANWLNYYVYQITPFDLRHMNPTLD
- the murI gene encoding glutamate racemase, which encodes MAIKPLDESITSQEVTTSKADTASRPTALIFDSGVGGLSVYQEIRQLLPDLHYIYAFDNVAFPYGEKSGEFIVERVLEIVTAVQQRHPLAIVVIACNTASTVSLPALRERFDFPVVGVVPAIKPAVRLTRNGVVGLLATRGTVHASYTLDLIERFATDCKIELLGSSELVELAETKLHGGAVPPEALKKILHPWLAMREPPDTIVLGCTHFPLLSDELAQVLPEGTRMVDSGAAIARRTAWLISSQENVVSSQAENIAYCMALNTDTDALLPVLQGYGFPTLEKLPI